The DNA sequence CCGCCACGCCGCTCCCGCTCCGCTTCGGGAGCGTCTTCGCGGACGAGGGCGCGCTCCGGGCGGTGCTCGCCGAGCGCGCGGACGTCCTGCTCGCCGCGCTGGAGCGGGTCGCGGGAAAGGTGGAGATGGGCGTCGCCGTCGGCTGGGACCCCGGCGCCGCGCGGGAGCGGATCCTCGCCGCGCACCCGGAGCTCCGCCCCGCGGAGGAGAAGCCGGCCACGGGCCGCGCCTACCTGGAAGCACGACGCCGGGAGCACGCCGTGGAGGCGGCGCTCCGCGGGGAGGCCGAAGCGCTGCTGGACCGCCTTTCGAGTGCGGTGGGCGAGGTGCTGCCCGGGGCCGAGGAGGTGCGGACGGTGCTCCCCGCGGCAGGCATGGCCGGCACCCTGGCACATCTGGTGCTACAGGGGAACGTATCGAGCTATCGCGAGGCGGTGGAGCGGGTCTCTGGCGACGTGCCGGACGCGGAGATCCGCCTTTCGGGCCCGTGGGCGCCGTATTCGTTCGTGTGAGGCCGAATCCGCATGTGTCGCGAGAGGTCGGTGGGGGGAGACTCCTCCGGCGGTGCGAAACCCGAAGGGACTCGCCAGAGCACTCGCCCGGCCGACGGAGCAAGAGGTGAGTGCGGCGAGGGCTCAAACAAAACGCACCGCCTGCTGAGCCTCCCCCCGCCTCCCGATCACCCTCTCCGGTCTACCCGGATCCGGTATCACCCCGCAAGCGGGGGCAAGGGGGAGCAGGAAAAAAGCCCCTCTCCCGCTTGCGGGGGATCGGAGGGGGCAAATCCGTGGGGAGGGGGCTCGCGTGAGGGATGCGAGCCCGAAGGGGCGAGACGCGGGGCCGTTTCCGCGGCTCGCCGCCGTTGAGCACAGTTGTATCGTGCTCTACGGCGCCGCAGCCCGGCCCCCGCACCGCGGGGGACACGCCCAAACCCGCTGTGAGACGCCGTACATGACACCCTCCGACCCACCGCACCGCCCGACCACCGTCGACCTCCCCGTGGCGGAGATCGCGGAGCTGGCGAACCAGCTCCCCACGCGCATCGACGTGGACCCGGAAACGGTGCAGCAGGACCTGGCCCGTCTCGTGCTCACATTGGTGGAGCTGCTCCGCCGGGTGGTGGAGCACCAGGCGGTGCGGCGCATGGAGGACCCGGACCTCAGCGACGAGCAGGTGGAGCGCATGGGGACCGCGCTCCTGCTGTTGGAGGAGAAAATGCAGGAGATCCGGGGCGTCTTCGGCCTTGCGGGGGAGGATCTCAACGTCGATCTTGGTCCGCTGGGGAAACTGCTCTGAACCGAGAGACCCGCACAGGACAAGCTTCTTGCCCGAACTCGCTCCCCTCGCCCCGACGCGCCCGCAGGGCCTGGTCGACATCCTCGACCGGATCCTCGACAAGGGCCTCGTCATCGCGGGCGACATCAAGATCAACCTCGCCAACGTCGAGCTGCTCACCGTGCAGGTGCGCCTCCTCGTGTGCTCCATCGACAAGGCCGAGCAGATCGGGCTGAACTGGTGGAAGTACGACCCCGCGCTGAGCGGGGGCTCCGCGGCCGCGGACGAGAACCGGGAGCTGCGGGAGCGCGTGCGACAGCTGGAGGAGCGTCTGGAGCGGCTCGCGCCCGGCGGGTCCCCATCCCTCTGATTCGGAGAAGCAAGCGATGGCAGTAGAACGGGCTCCGGGCGGAACCAGCCTGATCGACGTCCTCGACCGGGTCCTGGACAAGGGGATCGTCATCGACGCCTACGTGCGCGTCTCCCTGGTCGGGATCGACCTGGTGACCGTGGAGGCGCGGATCGTGGTGGCCTCCATCGACACCTACCTGAAGTACTCCGAGGCCGTGGGGATCACCGGCCCCACCCGGACCCGGGAGATCACGCCTCCCTCCCCGTCCGCGGCCGACATGGACCGCCTGGTCGCCGAGAACGCCGAGCTGAGGCGAAGGCTGGACGCGCTGGGCTGACCCCGTGGGCTCCTCCCCCCCCGAAGCCGAGATCCTCGCCCTCCTGGACCGGGTCCAGCGGGCGGAGAGCCTCGTGGACGCGCTCTGCCTGGTGGTCGAGGGCGTGCTCGCCCCGCTGCGCGTGGAGCGCGCCGTCGCCGCTGAGGTGCGCCGGGGGGCGCTCCGCGGTGTGGCCGGCATCGGGTGGGGCCCGGAGGAGGTCCGGGCCTTCTCGGTCCCGCTCACGGCGGAGTTCCACCCCGCGGTGCGGGCGGTGCTCTCGGGCGAGCCCACCGAGTCGGCGGGGGAGGAGATGCTCCCGGGTCTGGAGCGCGCGGTGGTCCTCCCGCTCCCGGGGACGCGCGGCGCCGCGGGGGCGCTGGTCCTGGATCCCGGCCGGCGCCGGCTGCGCGACTTCGACCCGCTCGGCGGCGTGCTGCGCGCCTTGGGGCCGGCGGTGGGGCGGCTGGCGGAGCTGGAGGAGCTGCGCCGCTCGGCGGTGGGCGCGGAGCGGCAGCGCGAGCTCCTTTCCGCCGTGGTGAACGCCCTCCCCGACCCGGTCCTCATCACCGACGCGGCCAACAACGTCCTCCTGGAGAACGGGCGGGCCGAGGTGCTCCTCACCTCCGGCGAGGGCGACAGCGAGGGGCGGCGCCGGGCGGTGGAGATCAACAACCTCCTCCTGTCGTCCTTCCTGACCCGCTCCGTGGTGGCGGGGTCGGACCCCCGGGCGCGGGAGCTGAACCTGGTGGACCCCACCGAGGGAGGCGACCTCCTCTTCGAGGTGCTCGCCACCCCGCTCCCGGCCGAGACCGCGGGGGAGGGCGTCGTGGTCTCCGTGCTCCGCGACGTGACCGACCTGAAGCGCGCCGCGACGGAGCTGGAGCAGCAGTTCAAGCGGATGCGGCAGGCCGAGGTGAAGGCCCGGCGCGAGCGCGACCGCCTGAACCTGATCCTGGAGAACGTCGGGGATCCCATCCTGGTGACCGACGAGGACTCCAACGTCATCCTCACCAACCACCAGGCGGAGCGGCTCTTCGAGTCGGTGCCCGGCACGCCGCTGGACGCCCGACGCCACCGGGAGGTCCGGACCAACGACACCAAGTTCTCCTCGTTCATCTCCGACTTCGCGCTCAGCTCGGACACGGCCCGGATCGAGCAGCTGATGCTCACCGACCCGGACACCCACGAGGAGTTCCCGGCGGAGGTGGTCTCGGGGAAGATCCTCAACGAGCGCTCGGAGATGACGGCGATCGTCTCCATCGTCCACGACCTCACCAAGGTGGTGGAGAACGAGCGCCTGGCGCTGGCGCTGACGCGGCTCAACGAGGGGCTGGAGGACCGGGTGGCGGCGGCGACCGCGGAGCTGGAGGAGCGCAACCGGCAGCTGCAGTGGCAGAGCCGGGAGCTGGAGCGGGCGTACCAGCTCAAGTCGGAGTTCCTGGCGAGCATGAGCCACGAGCTGCGCACCCCGATCAACGCGCTCCTGGGGTACACCTCGCTGATGCGAGACCGTATCTACGGGGAGATCACGCAGCGGCAGGAGGAGGCGCTGGACCGGATGTACGCCGCCTCCCAGCACCTGCTGGAGCTGGTCAACGACGTGCTGGACCTGGCGAAGATCGAGGCCGGGAAGATGCCGGTGCACCTGGAGCGGGTGGACATCGCCAAGGTGATCCAGGAGCTGGCCGCCACGGTGGAGCCCATGGTGCGGCAGAAGGAGCTGCAGTACCGGCAGGAGCTGGCCCCGGAGCTGCCGATCCTGGAGACGGACCGCACCAAGGTCAAGCAGATCCTCCTCAACCTCCTTTCCAACGCGGTGAAGTTCACGCACCGCGGGGAGATTCGCGTGACCGCGCGGAGGGCGCCGGACGGCGACGGGGTGGAGGTGGAGGTGGCGGACAGCGGGATCGGGATCCCCCCGGAGCACGTGGAGAACATCTTCGAGGACTTCCGCCAGGTGGACCAGTCGTCCACGCGCGAGTACGGGGGCACGGGGCTGGGGCTCTCCATCACCCAGAAGCTGCTCAAGCTGCTCGGCGGGACGATCCGGCTGGAGTCGCGCATGGGGGAGGGCTCCACCTTCACGGTGCGGCTCCCGCTGCGGGGCCGCGAGCTGCGGGTGGACGACGACGCCCCCGCCGCGGCGAGCGCCGACGGCGCCGTGGTGCGCGCGGGCGAGGGGGAGCGGCGCTGAGCCCGCTCCCGTGAACGGGCCGCGAGGCCGACAACCAGGGATCCCCGAACATGCCGATCGCACAGGCTCTGCTCCCCGAGTTCGACCACGAGATGGCCACCACGCGCTCGCTCCTGGAGCGCGTCCCCGAGCACCGGGCCGCCTGGAGGCCGCACCCGAAGTCCACGGAGCTGGGCGCGCTGGCGATCCACGTCGCCAACCTGGTGGGGCTGGCGCCGAGGACGATGGCGCTGACCGAGGTGGACATGAACCCGCCGGGCGAGCCGGGCTTCACGCCGCCGGGCTTCACCTCGACGGCCGCCCTGCTGGAGACCTTCGACGAGAACGTGGCGAAGGCGCGCGAGGCCATCGCCGGCGCGTCGGACGAGGAGATGATGGTGCCCTGGTCGCTGAAGAGCGGGGGCCACACGATCTTCACCATGCCGCGCGCGGCGGTGCTGCGCACGATGGTGATGAACCACGTGATCCACCACCGCGGCCAGCTCAGCGTCTACCTGCGCCAGAACGAGGTGCCGCTCCCCTCCATCTACGGTCCCACGGCGGACACGCAGGGGTAGGGAGGGGCCGGCGCGCCGCCGGTTGACGGCGCGCGCACCGGGGCCTAGCTTCCCCCGAAGGATACGTGAGCCGCGGTCCCGCCGAGTCGTGCGGGGCCGCTTTTTGCTTGTGGGCGCCCCTCCGGACGCCTGCACAGGGGATGGTTCTGATGAACGAGCATCGCTGCGTGGTGATCGTCGGCTCCCAGTGGGGCGACGAGGGGAAGGGGAAGATCGTGGACGTCCTCGCCGAGAAGGTGGACGTCGTGGCGCGCTACCAGGGCGGCGCGAACGCGGGACACACGGTGCACGTGGGGAAGGAGGAGTTCATCCTACACCAGATCCCCTCGGGGATCCTGCACCCGGAGCGGCGCTGCCTCCTGGGGAACGGCGTGGTCTTCGACCCCTTCCAGTTCTTCGAGGAGCTGGACGCGCTCACCGCCCGCGGGATCGACGCGGAGGGGCGGGTGGGGGTCAGCGGGCGCGCCCACCTCCTCCTTTCCTACCACAAGCTCCTGGACCGGGCCGCGGAGGCGCAGCGCGGGGCGGGGAAGATCGGGACGACGGGGCGGGGGATCGGCCCGGCGTACGAGGACAAGGTGGCGCGCATGGGGATCCGCGTGGCCGACCTGCGCGACGCGGCCCGCGCCGAGGAGCAGCTCCGCCGCGCCGTGGCGCGCGCCAACGAGCGCCTGCAGTGCACGGGGGCGGAGGAGCGCGCGGACGCGGACCAGGTGCTCCGCGAGGTCATGGGGATCCGGGAGCGCCTGCTGAAGCTGTCGGTGGAGACGGGGCGCGTGATCCACGACGCGCTGCGCGAGGGGAAGCACGTGCTGCTGGAGGGGGCGCAGGGCGCGCTCCTGGACGTGGACCACGGCACTTACCCGTACGTTACCTCCTCCAACACCACGGCGGGGGGCGCCGGGCTCGGCGTGGGGATCGGCCCCACCGCGATCGACGCGGTGGTGGGGGTGGTGAAGGCGTACACCACGCGCGTGGGCTCCGGCCCGCTCCCCACGGAGTTCCCCTCGCCCATGCAGGAGCACGTCCGGGAGCTGGGGGGAGAGTTCGGGGCGACGACGGGACGGCCGCGGCGCTGCGGGTGGTTCGACGCGGTGGTGGTGCGCTACGCCGCCCGCGTGAACGGCCTCACCGGGCTGGCCGTCACCAAGCTGGACGTGCTGGACACGCTGGAGGAGCTGAAGATCGCCGTGGGCTACCGCGCGCTGGGCGAGGAGCTGGACGAGTTCCCCGGCGACCTGGGGCTCCTGGAGGCGGCGGAGCCGGTCTACGAGACGCTGCCTGGATGGCGCGCCTCCACCCAGGAGGCGCGGCGCTGGGAGGACCTCCCGGAGGCGGCGAGGGCGTACCTGCGGCGGCTGGAGGAGCTGACGGGCGTGCCCATCTGGTTCGTGTCCGTGGGCACCCGGCGCGACCAGATCATCCACGTCGAGCACTCGCAATAGGGAGTGCGGGAGTGGGAGGTGCGAAGTGCGAAGTGAAGGATGCGCGCCCGGGGGGGCGAGGCCCGACGGCAGCATTGTCGGGCCTCGCCGCGGTTTGCGGGCGTAGCGTGCCCGAACCATACGGTTTCCGATGCTGAAGAACGATGCGGCGGTCGAGAGCGCGCTGGGGCACGTGAAGCCGCAGGTGCGCGCCATGTCGGCGTACACCCTCCGGCCGTACGAGCCGCGGGTGAAGCTGAACCAGAACGAGAGCCCGTACGACGTCCCGGAGGCGCTCAAGGCGCGCATCGCCGCGCGCCTGGCGGACCGCCCCTGGAACCGCTACCCGCCCTTCGTGGCCCACAACTTCATCTCCGCCGTGGCGGAGGCGACGGGGTGGCCGGAGGATGGGATCCTGGTCGCCAACGGCTCCAACGAGCTGATCCAGGCCTTCTTCGCGGTGGTGGTGGAGCCCGGGAAGTCGGTCGTCGTTCCCGAGCCGACGTTCACGCTCTACCGGCTGATGGCGGAGGTGAACGGGGGCACCGTGGTCCCCGTGCCGCTGACGGAGGAGCTGCGCTTCGACGTGGACGCCGTCGTGCGGGCGGCGCGGGAGTCGGACGCGGCGGTGGTCGTCCTCTGCACGCCGAACAACCCCACCGGCTCCGCGCTCACGCGCGAGGAGATCGGGCGGATCCACGACGAGACGGACGCGCTGGTGCTGCTGGACCAGGCGTACGTGGAGTTCGGCGGGTACGACGCGATCTCCTTCCTGGAGGGGCGCCCCCGCGCGGTGGTGCTGCGCACCTTCAGCAAGGCCATGGCGCTCGCCGGGCTGCGCGCCGGCTACCTGCTGGGCGACCCGGCGCTGGCGGCGGAGGTGCACAAGGCCAAGCTCCCGTACAACGTGAACTTCTTCACCGAGGTGGCTGCGGCGGAGACCCTGCGCGGGCGCGACCTGCTGGCGCCGCTCGTGGCGGCCATGCGCCGCGAGCGCGACCGACTCTACGAGGAGTTGCGCGCCATCCCGGGGATCCGCGCCTTTCCCAGCGCGGCCAACTTCGTCCTCTTCCGCGTGGAGAAGCCGGGACTCGCGCACACGCGCGTTTTCGAGCGGCTGCTGGACGAGCATGGGATCCTGGTGCGCGACGTGTCGAAGTACCCCATGCTGGACGGGTGCCTGCGGGTGAACGCGGGGACCCCGGAGGAGACGGGCGAATTCCTGGCGGCGCTCCGCGCCATCGTCACGGAGGGGTGAGAGGGATGCCACGCATCGGGGAGCGCACGCGCAGGACGCGCGAAACGGAGATCTCCGTCCGGATCGACCTGGACGGGACGGGGAGCGCGGAGGTGGAGACGGGGATCGGCTTCTTCGACCACATGCTGGACGCGCTGGCCCGCCACGGCACCTTCGACCTGGCGGTGCGCTGCCGGGGCGACCTGCACATCGACGGGCACCACACGGTGGAGGACGTGGGGATCGTCCTGGGCGGCGCCTTCCTCGACGCGCTGGGCGACAAGGCAGGGATCGCGCGCTACGCGGACGCCACGGTGCCGCTGGACGAGGCGCTGGTGCGGGCGGTGGTGGACGTGTCCGGGCGCCCTTTCCTCCACTTCGACGTGCCGGTCCCGGCGGGCCAGGACCGCATCGGCGATTTCGACGCGGCGCTCTCGGCGGAGTTCTGGCGGGCGTTCGCGATGGAGGCGCGCGTCACGATGCATCTGGACGGCGTCCGCGGCGACAACGCGCACCACGTGGTGGAGACCACCTTCAAGGCGGCGGCGCGGGCGCTCGATGCGGCCACGCGCATCGATCCGCGGCGGGCGGGGGTGGTGCCGTCTACCAAGGGGGCGCTGTGATGGCGGGTCTCGCGTGGGGTCGTCGGCGGGGCTCTCCCTCCGGAATTCAAGAACTCGCTTCGCTCAGACAGCTTGAATTCCTACGGGAGAGCCCCACCTCCTCCCGGGGGACTTCTCGTGGCCGGAGTGTCGGATGACCCGGCCTTCGGTCACGGTGCTGGACTACGGGGCGGGGAACCTGCGCTCCGTGGTGAAGGCGTTCGAGCACGGGGGGGCGGAGGTGCGGCTGACTTCCGATCCTGTCGAGGCGCGGAGGGCCGA is a window from the Longimicrobiaceae bacterium genome containing:
- a CDS encoding adenylosuccinate synthase; translated protein: MNEHRCVVIVGSQWGDEGKGKIVDVLAEKVDVVARYQGGANAGHTVHVGKEEFILHQIPSGILHPERRCLLGNGVVFDPFQFFEELDALTARGIDAEGRVGVSGRAHLLLSYHKLLDRAAEAQRGAGKIGTTGRGIGPAYEDKVARMGIRVADLRDAARAEEQLRRAVARANERLQCTGAEERADADQVLREVMGIRERLLKLSVETGRVIHDALREGKHVLLEGAQGALLDVDHGTYPYVTSSNTTAGGAGLGVGIGPTAIDAVVGVVKAYTTRVGSGPLPTEFPSPMQEHVRELGGEFGATTGRPRRCGWFDAVVVRYAARVNGLTGLAVTKLDVLDTLEELKIAVGYRALGEELDEFPGDLGLLEAAEPVYETLPGWRASTQEARRWEDLPEAARAYLRRLEELTGVPIWFVSVGTRRDQIIHVEHSQ
- the hisB gene encoding imidazoleglycerol-phosphate dehydratase HisB, encoding MPRIGERTRRTRETEISVRIDLDGTGSAEVETGIGFFDHMLDALARHGTFDLAVRCRGDLHIDGHHTVEDVGIVLGGAFLDALGDKAGIARYADATVPLDEALVRAVVDVSGRPFLHFDVPVPAGQDRIGDFDAALSAEFWRAFAMEARVTMHLDGVRGDNAHHVVETTFKAAARALDAATRIDPRRAGVVPSTKGAL
- a CDS encoding ATP-binding protein → MGSSPPEAEILALLDRVQRAESLVDALCLVVEGVLAPLRVERAVAAEVRRGALRGVAGIGWGPEEVRAFSVPLTAEFHPAVRAVLSGEPTESAGEEMLPGLERAVVLPLPGTRGAAGALVLDPGRRRLRDFDPLGGVLRALGPAVGRLAELEELRRSAVGAERQRELLSAVVNALPDPVLITDAANNVLLENGRAEVLLTSGEGDSEGRRRAVEINNLLLSSFLTRSVVAGSDPRARELNLVDPTEGGDLLFEVLATPLPAETAGEGVVVSVLRDVTDLKRAATELEQQFKRMRQAEVKARRERDRLNLILENVGDPILVTDEDSNVILTNHQAERLFESVPGTPLDARRHREVRTNDTKFSSFISDFALSSDTARIEQLMLTDPDTHEEFPAEVVSGKILNERSEMTAIVSIVHDLTKVVENERLALALTRLNEGLEDRVAAATAELEERNRQLQWQSRELERAYQLKSEFLASMSHELRTPINALLGYTSLMRDRIYGEITQRQEEALDRMYAASQHLLELVNDVLDLAKIEAGKMPVHLERVDIAKVIQELAATVEPMVRQKELQYRQELAPELPILETDRTKVKQILLNLLSNAVKFTHRGEIRVTARRAPDGDGVEVEVADSGIGIPPEHVENIFEDFRQVDQSSTREYGGTGLGLSITQKLLKLLGGTIRLESRMGEGSTFTVRLPLRGRELRVDDDAPAAASADGAVVRAGEGERR
- the gvpJ gene encoding gas vesicle protein GvpJ, with the protein product MAVERAPGGTSLIDVLDRVLDKGIVIDAYVRVSLVGIDLVTVEARIVVASIDTYLKYSEAVGITGPTRTREITPPSPSAADMDRLVAENAELRRRLDALG
- the gvpJ gene encoding gas vesicle protein GvpJ — protein: MPELAPLAPTRPQGLVDILDRILDKGLVIAGDIKINLANVELLTVQVRLLVCSIDKAEQIGLNWWKYDPALSGGSAAADENRELRERVRQLEERLERLAPGGSPSL
- a CDS encoding GvpL/GvpF family gas vesicle protein; protein product: ATPLPLRFGSVFADEGALRAVLAERADVLLAALERVAGKVEMGVAVGWDPGAARERILAAHPELRPAEEKPATGRAYLEARRREHAVEAALRGEAEALLDRLSSAVGEVLPGAEEVRTVLPAAGMAGTLAHLVLQGNVSSYREAVERVSGDVPDAEIRLSGPWAPYSFV
- the hisC gene encoding histidinol-phosphate transaminase, which gives rise to MLKNDAAVESALGHVKPQVRAMSAYTLRPYEPRVKLNQNESPYDVPEALKARIAARLADRPWNRYPPFVAHNFISAVAEATGWPEDGILVANGSNELIQAFFAVVVEPGKSVVVPEPTFTLYRLMAEVNGGTVVPVPLTEELRFDVDAVVRAARESDAAVVVLCTPNNPTGSALTREEIGRIHDETDALVLLDQAYVEFGGYDAISFLEGRPRAVVLRTFSKAMALAGLRAGYLLGDPALAAEVHKAKLPYNVNFFTEVAAAETLRGRDLLAPLVAAMRRERDRLYEELRAIPGIRAFPSAANFVLFRVEKPGLAHTRVFERLLDEHGILVRDVSKYPMLDGCLRVNAGTPEETGEFLAALRAIVTEG
- a CDS encoding DinB family protein, with the protein product MPIAQALLPEFDHEMATTRSLLERVPEHRAAWRPHPKSTELGALAIHVANLVGLAPRTMALTEVDMNPPGEPGFTPPGFTSTAALLETFDENVAKAREAIAGASDEEMMVPWSLKSGGHTIFTMPRAAVLRTMVMNHVIHHRGQLSVYLRQNEVPLPSIYGPTADTQG
- a CDS encoding gas vesicle protein K; translation: MTPSDPPHRPTTVDLPVAEIAELANQLPTRIDVDPETVQQDLARLVLTLVELLRRVVEHQAVRRMEDPDLSDEQVERMGTALLLLEEKMQEIRGVFGLAGEDLNVDLGPLGKLL